The following proteins are co-located in the bacterium genome:
- a CDS encoding aminoacyl-tRNA hydrolase, which yields MTPTSEESRALIVGLGNPGEKYRETRHNLGFRVLDELTRRWRLGERRLECNALVASSGRALLAWPQTYMNRSGYSVRCLVERHGFEPSDILVVYDDVALPLERLRLRRKGGPGGHRGMESVIRNLRTDEIARLRLGILPDQEMDEEELSDFVLAPFVPEEIEAVGVMEKRAADACESWLRDGFEVTMNRYNG from the coding sequence GTGACGCCGACTTCGGAGGAGTCGCGAGCCCTCATCGTGGGGCTCGGGAATCCGGGAGAAAAGTACCGAGAGACGCGCCACAACCTCGGATTTCGGGTTCTGGACGAGTTGACCCGGAGATGGCGACTCGGAGAGCGCCGGCTCGAGTGCAATGCACTCGTGGCGAGCTCGGGACGGGCCCTTCTGGCATGGCCACAGACCTACATGAATAGAAGCGGCTATTCCGTAAGATGCCTCGTGGAACGACATGGCTTCGAGCCGAGCGACATTCTCGTGGTCTACGATGACGTGGCGCTGCCCCTGGAGAGGCTCAGATTGCGAAGGAAGGGTGGGCCGGGAGGACATCGGGGCATGGAGTCGGTTATTCGGAACCTGCGCACCGACGAGATCGCCCGACTGCGCCTCGGCATCCTGCCGGACCAGGAAATGGACGAGGAGGAGTTGTCCGACTTCGTCCTGGCTCCGTTCGTTCCAGAAGAGATCGAGGCGGTTGGTGTCATGGAGAAACGCGCCGCGGATGCCTGCGAGAGCTGGCTGCGCGATGGATTTGAAGTCACGATGAACCGTTACAACGGATAG